The following is a genomic window from Rutidosis leptorrhynchoides isolate AG116_Rl617_1_P2 chromosome 8, CSIRO_AGI_Rlap_v1, whole genome shotgun sequence.
GATTTAAGCAACTTACAGAGTaacttttctctctctctctctctcttatcttCTTCTCCACAAAAAACTTTAATAAAATTCAAAAAGTCACAGCAGATTTAAGCAACTTACGACCTACTTTGTGACCGGTTTCAACTTGTTTCCTTCCTCTCTCGTCTTCTTTTCTTTCTCCTGTCATTTCCGGCGAGATCTGAATAATTGACCGCCGTTGACCGGCTGTTCACCGCCGGTCATAGGCCGAGTTAGCCATCGAGTTCTCGGTGAGCTACTGAAAACGATAACTCGGCGAGTTCTCGCCGATTTAATCCGAGTTTTGCAACCATGACTAATATAGAACCCTAGGTTACTGCCCTGTCTTTCATTTCTTTTATGCTCATCTAATTCCCTAATTAGAACACTTATAATCCGTTTTCTTATAGATTTATGCTACCTTGGTTCAATTTCTATCTTAGATATAGTTCTAATTATGTTGTTTAAATTCAGTAAATTTATTGCCGTGTGCAACTTAATCCCAATTTCTGATGCCTAAACGGAAGGCACCGAAGAAGACTAATAAACAGACTGCAACATCTCATGTgaataataatgatactgatacAAATGTGCTTCCGGAAGAAAATGCATACTCTGACCAAGCAGGTATCTAAATTTTTCCTCATCCACATATTTGATTTTCTAGTATCAGTGTAGTTTTGGGTTATGAAAGTACAAGAACACATCATGAAGAACATAAACATGGTGTGTATGCTTCTTACGTTATGGTTTTCAGTTAAGCGACAGACTGGTGCGATCAGGATGATGCGGGATGTAGAAGTTGAAAGATTAGTGACTGCTATGCGCTTGCTAAAATCCAACACAACAACAGAACAACAACAGACTTCATTACTTCAATTCTTCGAGGAGCATCTTCCAAACCTAAAAGTTTCACAAACTGACAACTATGGACCGATTGAAGTTAATTGGAAAGATAAGGATGTTGGAGGAAACATGATGTCATCGTTTCTGAAACAAATGTCAATGGCTTTTCCTGACCGATCTACTGCAATGCCATCTGTTGGTGGCTTCGAGTATTCAGGTAAAGTGAGGATATTAATGCTAATATTCTTAAGTGATTTGAGTTTATATACTCCATTATTATGTGTAATAGTTTACTTATCTTTAAATATTATATTGGTGGTAGGGAAAACAAGCTTTATTGGTGCTGATAATGTTCAAATGGAGGATTTTGTATGTTCTtatgtattattttaataatttaatcTACTGATATATTCAGTTTATTATTGAGTGTTTATCTTATTTATCACATATTTCAGGTTCTAGAAGAGCCATCTGATACTCATATTCCTGGCATTGAAGATTCTATGCAAACTCCAGGGGTACACTgctccattttttattttttttataatattagaTGGTGGCTTGTTGTATTTTGATTAAAAACATTATTGTGATTGTAGATAACTAGCCAGAGGTTGTCGGATGGTGTGACGCCTAAAACATTAAGGCTACCAAAACAAGGAGAGATGCTTTTGTCTGTTCATGGTTCACCCCTCGGTGTGTTCAAAGAAAACAACATGGATGCAATACACGGTAATATATTATTATGAACTCTACTGTATTGTTTCGTGTTCTGCATGTTTTTAGTGAAGCAAAATTCTCACAGTTAATTTTTGGATTATTAGTTATCATATAGTACTAGTTAGCTTGGTTTTATTTAACGATTCAGTTTTAATCTGCAGAGACCGAGGAAGAATGAGCTGTTGTTTGGCAGAACAGATATGCTAAATTTACTTGACTTCAATTTTGTGATGTACAGAGTTGTATGTAGAATTTTTAATCTAAGTTCCATCTGTTAAAGCTAGGATCTGCCTTCTATCAGAGTAGAACCCTAATCGATTAACAATCACAAACAAGCAATAGCCGAATAATATAAACACAGAATAAGaacacgagaattatagtggttcagtttctaggtgaaacctacatccactttggaactagagagtattattattaatttggaggGTGTTACAATACATGTACAATGAGAGACTATATATAGACTAGTACCACCAATAAAAAAACGGCTCAACAAATTAGGGTTGGCCAGACCCTGTCTTGGTCACCAAGTAAACTCCTGGCCCATTTTTATTGGGCTTAAACCGAAGCCTAcacctcaacaatctcccacttggaggcttcgaataacatcgatctgcactcttgtacttctgcaatgcaagactcagctcatctcttctctctctagttccagccttctcttcaatgttcctgaaggccagttgaagctatgcacagcttcaacttatccagcgttactggtttggtgaacatatctgctggattctttgaacctggaatgctctccagattaaatgttcccttgcttatccgttctctgataaagtgatacttcatgccaatgtgcttcgtcttagcatgatagactggattctttgctaacttgattgcgctctcattatcacaatataagacaaattctgtctgtttgctgcccagttctttcatgaatgtctttaaccacactagttctttactggcttcagtcaaggccatgtattctgcttcagtagtagatagagccacgctcttttgaagcctagacatccaactcactgctgttcctcctatagtgaatacatacccggtggtgctcttgaaggtattattgcatctacccaaatctgcatcagaataacccctgagagtagtatccctgcccttgaaacataacccaactttaggagtaccctttaaatacctcagtatccacttcactgctttccaatgttctttccccggagctgacataaagcgactaaccatcccaactgcatgtgctatatcaggtcttgtacacaccatagggtacattagactacccactgcggatgcataaggaaccttagccatttctgctttttctacttcagttttaggagACTGATGTTTAGAAAGCTTTAGATGATTTCCCAACGGTGTGTTTCTTGGCTTTGTAGACTCACCATTCATTCTGAACTTTTCAAGAACCTTCCGAATATACTTTTCTTGAGATAAAGAAACTGACCCATCTTTATTCCTGCATATACTCATACCGAGAATCTGCTTAGCTGGCCCGAGATCCTTCATTTCAAATTCTCTAGATAATTGCTTCTTCAAATTGCGTATTTCAACCATATCAGAACCTGCAATTAACATATCATCGACATAAAGAAGCAATATAATATAGGAGCTCTTGAACTTCTTCAAATAACAGCAATGATCTGTAGAACTTCTCACGAATCCCGTCTTCTCCATGAAATTATCAAATTTCAAATACCACTGTCTGagagcttgtttcaaaccatacaagCTTCTCTTTAGATTACACACAAGACTCTCCTTTCCTTTGACACGAAACCCCTTTGGTTGAGACATGTAAATGTCTTCTTCAATGTCGCCATGCAGGAAGGCTGTTTTAACATCCAACTGTTCTAAGTGTAACTTCTCGGTTGCAACCATACTTAGAACCAATCTGATAGTCGTCATCTTCACTACTGGAGAAAAGATTTCAGCATAGtcgactcctttcttttgttgaaatcctttgacaactaatcttgctttgtatcgTTTAGAACCATCCGCTTCATCTTTGACTCTGAAAACCCATTTATTCTGTAAGACTCTTTTTCCTGGTGGTAACCTGGTTAACCTCCAAGTTTGATTTTTCAATAAAGATTCCATCTCGCTTTTCATAGCCTGCTCCTACTGGAACGAATCTTTCACCTTCATTGCCTCAGAATAACTTTCTGGTTCCCCATTTTCTGTCAAAAGAAGATAGTTAACTGTTGGACTAAACCTTTCTGGCTGTCTTGTAACTCGTGTAGATCTCCTGACCCAATTGGACTGGTCAGATTGTGATGGGGGCTGTGGGGTCTGCTCATCATCAGAGTCTGAGCTCCCACTATCTGAAGTCTGCTCGTGATCAGACTCCGAGCTTTCACTGTTAGGAACTCTCACTGGAACTTCAGTTTCACACTCTGGagtttccctttcatcttctctaGTTGTCTCTGTGTCAACCTCAAATTCAACTGATTCTTTTTCTTTTGGTGTTGAGTTGAAATCCTTGTACAATTCTGCTTCATTGAAGGTGGCATGTTTACTTCTGATAACATGTTTTCCCTTGTTATCCCATAACCTGTAACCCATGTCATCTCCCCCATAACCAATGAACACGTACTTTTTTGCTTTTGCATCAAGTTTGTCaccatctttattaatatcatatgcACTGCACCCAAAGATTTTTAGATGCTCATAACTGATTGCTTTACCTCTCCATTCTTCTTCGGGTATTTTGAAATCAAGCGGAGCTGATGGAGAACGGTTGATCAAATAAGCGGCAGTGCTTACTGCATCAGCCCATAGAGTCTTTGGTAGCCCACAATTAAGTCTCATGCTACGTGCTCTCTCATTTAAAGTGCGATTCATTCTTTCTGCAACTCCGTTTTGTTGTGGAGTACCTGGAACCGTCTTGATCATCCGAATGCCATGATCAGCACAATAGTTAACGAACTCGGCGctgatgtattctcctccattatccgacttcaagcattttaccttcaaatcacaagataattcaacagcagatttccatttcttaaaagcttcaaatacatcagatttatttttaagaaagtaaactcaTACCTTGCGTGTTGAATCATCGATGAAAGTAACATAATAGCGTGCTCCTCCCAATGAAGAAACAGGAGTAGGCCCAAACACATCCGTGTGTACTAGCTCCAACTTCTGAGCCTTTAAAGTTCTGCCTGCTTTTGCAAAGGTGACCTTCTTCTTCTTTCCTAGAACACATGACTCACAAAATTCTGATTCAACTCTCTTTAGACCATGAATTTTACCATTAGACACTAGCATTTTCATTCCTTTGTCACTCATGTGACCTAAACGTTGGTGCCACTGACTGGTTAAGCTTCGATCATTGGAAACTGTATTTACTTCATTAGCTGGAACTTCTGCCATATAAAGAGTGCCTCTCTTCTTACCCTTGGCTATTACTAAGTTCCCCTTTATTACTTTTCACTGACCTTCACCAAATAGCACACTATATCCTTGATCATCAAGCTATCCAACAGAGATTagtttcttctttaggccaggaataACTCGGATATTTTCCAAGGTCCAATTAGTGCCCAAAGAGGTCTTCAGCTCTAAGTCTCCAATCCCTGTAATGTCAAGACAATGATCATTAGCCAAACGAACTTTACCAAGATTACCTGTTCGTAGATTCTTCATAAAATGTGAACTTGGGGTAGCATGAATCGATGCTCCTGAATCCATAACCCACACATCGATTGTATTCTCAATGCAGCAAACAAGGACGTTATCATAATCATCTGTTGCAACTGCAACATTAACTTCCTTTGGCTTTGATGATGTTACTGGCTTAGTGCACTGGTTTCGGAAGTGCCCGGTCTCCTGACAATTCCAACATTTAATATCATTCCTTGTTCTCGACACACTCCTCCTTCTTGACTTTGACCTGCCCCTGGTGGTGTTACTTCTGCCTTTTCTTCTACCCTCTCTTCTGTGCTCAGCAAGTTTCCTGATGGTTCTGCCGAACTCTTTCTTCTTATATCTTCTCCAAGAATAAAATCACGAATGCTCTCAAACTTTAGCTTTGAGGACTCTGTGGATCCACTGATAGCTGTGACTGAACCTGACCAGCTTTCAGGTAACGAAGATAATAATAGAAGAGCTTTGACTTCGTCATCGAACTTGATATCAACTGACAGTAACCGAGAGATAATATTGTTGAAGTTATTAACATGATTTGTTACTGAAGCACCTTCTTTCAATCTGGTGTTTACCAACTGTCTGATCAAAAACACCTTGTTAGAAGCAGACGACTTCTCATACATATTTGCTAAGGTCTTCATCAAACCATGTGTCGTGGTTTCGTTCACAATGTTAAAGGCAACACTTTTTGTCAACGTGAGTCTGACAACTGCTAGGGCTTTCCTGTCAAGTGTTTTCCACTCGTCGTCTTTCATTCCTTCTGGTTTATTCTCATTCAAGGCTTCGATCAGATCCTTCTGACATAACAAATCTTCAACCTGCATCTTCCACCACCCAAAATCTTACCCATCAAACTTGTCGATTTTGATCCTTCCTTCTTCTGCCATTGTAAAAAAATATTGGATCTGAGGACAACAGCAATCTGATCTGTAACAGTAGAGTCTGATTTGTAACAGTAGATCTGTAACAGCAGAGTCTGGTGGAGGCTAGGGTTAATCTGGATCTGTAACAGCAGAGTCTGGTGGCGGTTAGGGTTGATCTGGAAGCAGAGTCTGGTGGCGGCTAGGGTTGCTGTGATTGACGGCTAGGGTTTAGCACCTGCAATctaatctgtaaaaaaaaaaacagCAGCAACAACCTAATAACAGCAGCAATAACCTGCAATCTGGAACAGCAGCTGCAATCTGATCtgatttatttttttgttttgcaatcggctagggtttaaacctgagctctagataccagttgttaaaGCTAGGATCTGCCTTCTATCAGAGTAGAACCCTAATCGATTAACAATCACAAACAAGCAATAGTCGAATAATATAAACACAGAATAAGaacacgagaattatagtggttcagtttctaggtgaaacctacatccactttggaactagagagtattattattaatttggaggGTGTTACAATACATGTACAATGAGAGACTATATATAGACTAGTACCACCAATAAAAAAATGGCTCAACAAATTAGGGTTGACCAGACCCTGACTTGGTCACCAAGTAAACTCCTGGCCGGTTTTTATTGGGCTTAAACCGAAGCCTACACCTCAACACCATCAGAGAAGTTTTTGTAATGCAATTTATTGTATTAAAAATGATTGTTGCACATTGTTTTGTTATCAAGCTACTTGTTTGTTTTGCATTTAGTCTTCTTGCAGTTGCAGTTAAAGTAAAGGTTAACTTTTCGCCTGCAGCTGGTGAATTGGATATGCTATTAAGAATTATCATGCTGGGACTTTTGATCTGCGCGACTGGGCTCGAGCTCAGCTCGTTTAAATCTgactaagggtgcgtttgtttgcctcttaatggaatggttcagcactgaatgctgaaccattcaacattcagtgcgtttgtttctgacctctgaatgacatatggtgctgaatgattcagaattcagctctgaaccattcagagatgaaacaatctcttaaccattaagagcctaaattatcAGTGTTTATTTTCCATATTTGCCTCTTAATTGAACTTATCTGTTTCTCTTTCCCTAACATGTTATTTTTTCTTCTATCCTCTGATTATTAAATCATGATTCTTTTGGTCTTAGATTTTCAAGCTTTAACAGTTTATCTATTATAACAAGAATCTCTACAAAGTTGTGATTTTTGTGGTTTCGATGTATGCGACTATGTTTTGGAATGTTGAATTATGTTATTCGA
Proteins encoded in this region:
- the LOC139864886 gene encoding uncharacterized protein isoform X2, yielding MPKRKAPKKTNKQTATSHVNNNDTDTNVLPEENAYSDQAVKRQTGAIRMMRDVEVERLVTAMRLLKSNTTTEQQQTSLLQFFEEHLPNLKVSQTDNYGPIEVNWKDKDVGGNMMSSFLKQMSMAFPDRSTAMPSVGGFEYSGKTSFIGADNVQMEDFVLEEPSDTHIPGIEDSMQTPGITSQRLSDGVTPKTLRLPKQGEMLLSVHGSPLGVFKENNMDAIHETEEE
- the LOC139864886 gene encoding uncharacterized protein isoform X1, producing the protein MPKRKAPKKTNKQTATSHVNNNDTDTNVLPEENAYSDQAVKRQTGAIRMMRDVEVERLVTAMRLLKSNTTTEQQQTSLLQFFEEHLPNLKVSQTDNYGPIEVNWKDKDVGGNMMSSFLKQMSMAFPDRSTAMPSVGGFEYSGKTSFIGADNVQMEDFVLEEPSDTHIPGIEDSMQTPGITSQRLSDGVTPKTLRLPKQGEMLLSVHGSPLGVFKENNMDAIHAGELDMLLRIIMLGLLICATGLELSSFKSD